The following proteins are encoded in a genomic region of Ornithinibacillus sp. 4-3:
- a CDS encoding hydantoinase/oxoprolinase family protein — protein sequence MGYRIGVDVGGTFTDICLFDEESLKTIIHKLPSTNKDPSAAIIKGISEIIQTNNLPMQKITSLVHGTTVGTNAAIQRRGAKTALLTTEGFRDLLEIGRQVRPSLYNLQADKPEQLVKRKWRKEIKERILYDGGIYQDIDLQEAESIIDELINEGVEAISVCFLHSYVNAKHEKEIKALLKEKYPNVYISLSSEVLPEYREYERLSTTILNSYIGPVISDYMNNLEKELKGIGVQVRPYISHSSGGLMSVSTTKSNPVKTALSGPSAGVSGVVHVAKLAGFNNLITLDMGGTSADVSLIQDLKVKVATGKKVAGFPLNIPMTDIHAVGAGGGSIAWIDSGGMLKVGPQSAGADPGPVSYGGSGTEPTVTDANVLLKRLNPEWLLGGKMKVNYGGAEIAVNEKLAKHLHLETTDVAYGIIKVTNSNLVRAIRVVSVEQGHDPRDFTLVAYGGAGPLHAAEVAKELGMKYVLIPESPGILCAMGLLATDLKMDYVQTKIITANSTNLHIIKSEIAELEKKAMNWFVEENISSEKQGIERSFSMRYKGQNYELTVDADFNINEEQDLNKLIEKFHDTHKKIYGYANNDEDVQIVNFRITASGQIDKVVLKKYDEHIDSNQAIIDSREVYFDEEKDFVKTNIYKRELMGVNDSISGPAIIEQVDTTIVVPSNVTAKMDSYRNIILELGG from the coding sequence TTGGGATACAGAATAGGAGTGGATGTAGGAGGAACGTTTACAGATATTTGTTTATTTGATGAAGAATCTTTAAAAACGATAATTCATAAACTTCCATCTACCAATAAAGATCCTTCAGCAGCAATTATTAAAGGAATTAGTGAAATAATTCAAACTAATAATTTGCCAATGCAGAAAATAACTTCCTTAGTTCATGGAACAACAGTAGGGACAAATGCGGCAATACAAAGAAGAGGAGCGAAAACAGCACTTTTAACAACAGAAGGTTTTCGGGATTTATTAGAAATTGGCAGACAGGTGAGACCATCTTTATATAACTTGCAAGCAGATAAGCCTGAACAACTTGTTAAACGAAAGTGGAGAAAGGAAATTAAGGAAAGAATTTTATATGACGGTGGAATTTACCAAGATATAGACCTTCAAGAAGCAGAGAGCATTATTGATGAATTAATAAATGAAGGTGTTGAAGCTATATCTGTATGTTTTTTACATTCTTATGTAAATGCAAAACATGAAAAAGAAATTAAAGCTTTATTAAAAGAGAAATATCCTAATGTGTATATTTCTCTTTCATCTGAAGTATTACCAGAATATCGAGAGTATGAGAGATTAAGTACCACGATTCTTAACAGCTATATTGGGCCAGTGATTAGCGATTATATGAACAATCTTGAAAAAGAATTGAAGGGTATTGGTGTTCAAGTAAGACCATATATTAGCCATTCTAGTGGAGGATTAATGTCTGTTTCAACAACAAAATCTAATCCAGTTAAGACTGCTTTATCTGGACCAAGTGCTGGAGTTTCTGGAGTAGTACATGTTGCTAAACTAGCGGGGTTTAATAATCTAATAACTTTAGATATGGGTGGAACAAGTGCGGATGTATCCTTAATACAGGATTTGAAAGTAAAAGTTGCTACTGGAAAAAAAGTGGCAGGATTCCCGTTAAATATACCCATGACTGATATCCACGCAGTAGGAGCTGGAGGAGGAAGTATTGCATGGATAGATAGTGGAGGAATGCTTAAGGTGGGTCCACAAAGTGCTGGTGCAGACCCAGGACCAGTTAGTTACGGGGGAAGTGGAACTGAACCTACAGTAACAGATGCGAATGTGCTTTTAAAAAGACTTAATCCAGAATGGCTTCTAGGTGGGAAAATGAAGGTCAATTATGGTGGGGCAGAGATTGCTGTAAATGAAAAACTTGCTAAGCATCTTCATCTGGAAACGACAGATGTTGCTTATGGAATAATTAAGGTGACTAATTCAAATCTAGTCAGGGCAATTAGAGTTGTTTCTGTTGAGCAAGGACATGATCCTAGAGACTTTACACTTGTAGCATACGGAGGGGCAGGTCCCTTACATGCTGCGGAGGTTGCAAAGGAACTTGGTATGAAATATGTTTTAATACCAGAAAGTCCAGGAATTCTTTGTGCGATGGGTCTTTTAGCTACAGATTTAAAAATGGACTATGTGCAAACAAAAATAATTACAGCGAATTCTACTAATCTACACATCATAAAATCTGAAATTGCAGAATTAGAGAAGAAAGCTATGAATTGGTTCGTAGAAGAAAATATATCCAGTGAAAAACAAGGAATAGAGCGAAGTTTTAGCATGCGTTATAAAGGTCAAAATTATGAATTAACAGTAGATGCTGATTTTAATATAAATGAAGAACAAGATCTTAATAAATTAATAGAAAAATTTCATGATACACATAAAAAGATCTATGGTTATGCAAATAATGATGAAGACGTTCAGATTGTGAACTTTAGAATTACTGCTTCAGGACAAATAGATAAAGTTGTATTAAAAAAATACGATGAACACATTGATTCTAATCAGGCAATTATTGATTCAAGAGAGGTTTACTTTGATGAAGAAAAAGACTTTGTAAAGACAAATATTTACAAGCGAGAATTAATGGGTGTAAATGATAGTATTTCAGGACCGGCAATCATAGAACAAGTAGATACTACTATTGTTGTACCGTCAAATGTTACGGCAAAAATGGATTCGTACAGAAATATTATTTTGGAATTAGGAGGTTAA
- a CDS encoding hydantoinase B/oxoprolinase family protein — protein sequence MKNRKVDPIMVEVLSNALLSIAEEMGVTLVKTSYSTNIKERKDSSTAIFNEKGETIAQAAAIPIHLGSMLGICKEILTKFDVDEIHEGDMFVANDPYNGGGTHLPDITIAQPVFSNGKIIAFVANIAHHSDVGGMVPGSSSGNCTSIFQEGIRIPPIKLIEKGEISQSIIDLILLNCRTPEERLGDLKAQIASNKLGAKRLFELIDKYGEQTYKNSLNELLLYTERKVKAGIKDIPNGVYTFTDYLDDDGINLNIKIPIKVKIEVFDESIHLDFTGSSPQVTGGINVVKTALLATIYYALKVVIDPTVPSNAGYYKAIKVTAPRKSIVNAESPAAVGGRTDSCQRIVDVIFGALSEAVPERIVAGCNSAVTTVLFSGYDNYRDKTFVYPESLGGGLGARYNKDGLDGVHVHVTNSSNLPIECLEMEYPLMIERFELRKDSGGAGKYRGGLGIRRDYKVLFDMEFATHGDRQVIPPWGLFDGLDGVGGEFVINPGTKTERKLNTGKVSGIALKKGDILSVRTPGSGGYGNPNERDQSKIIEDLSEGKISKFN from the coding sequence TTGAAGAATAGAAAAGTGGATCCAATCATGGTTGAAGTTTTAAGTAATGCTCTACTTTCGATAGCGGAAGAAATGGGAGTAACATTAGTAAAAACCTCTTATTCAACAAATATTAAAGAAAGAAAAGATTCTTCAACAGCCATATTTAATGAAAAGGGAGAAACGATTGCACAAGCAGCAGCCATTCCAATCCATCTTGGTTCAATGCTAGGAATTTGTAAAGAAATATTAACCAAATTTGATGTGGATGAGATTCATGAAGGCGATATGTTTGTAGCTAATGATCCTTATAATGGGGGAGGAACACATCTCCCTGATATTACTATTGCTCAGCCAGTTTTTAGTAATGGAAAAATTATCGCATTTGTTGCTAATATCGCTCACCATTCTGATGTAGGTGGAATGGTACCAGGAAGTTCATCAGGGAATTGTACTAGTATTTTTCAAGAAGGAATAAGAATACCTCCAATAAAGTTGATAGAAAAGGGAGAAATATCTCAGTCTATTATAGATTTAATTTTGCTTAACTGTAGGACTCCAGAAGAAAGATTAGGGGATCTAAAAGCACAAATTGCTTCTAATAAGCTAGGGGCAAAGAGGTTATTTGAGTTAATTGATAAATATGGAGAACAAACCTATAAAAATAGTTTAAATGAGTTGTTATTATACACAGAGAGAAAAGTTAAAGCAGGTATAAAAGATATTCCGAATGGTGTTTATACATTTACAGATTATCTTGATGATGATGGGATTAATCTGAATATTAAAATTCCAATTAAAGTAAAGATTGAGGTATTTGATGAGTCGATTCATCTTGATTTTACAGGCTCTAGTCCTCAGGTAACTGGTGGAATAAACGTTGTGAAAACTGCTTTATTAGCGACAATTTATTATGCTTTAAAAGTTGTCATTGATCCAACAGTCCCATCTAATGCTGGATATTACAAGGCAATTAAAGTGACTGCACCTCGAAAGTCAATTGTCAATGCTGAATCACCAGCAGCTGTTGGGGGAAGGACAGATTCATGTCAAAGGATAGTCGATGTGATTTTTGGAGCTCTTTCTGAAGCAGTACCTGAGAGAATTGTTGCTGGTTGTAATAGTGCTGTTACAACTGTATTGTTTTCAGGATATGACAATTATAGAGATAAGACGTTTGTTTATCCAGAATCATTAGGTGGAGGGCTAGGTGCAAGATATAACAAGGATGGACTGGATGGGGTTCATGTGCATGTAACTAACTCCTCAAACTTACCTATCGAATGTTTGGAGATGGAATACCCATTAATGATTGAAAGGTTTGAATTGAGAAAAGACTCTGGAGGTGCTGGTAAATATAGAGGAGGACTAGGCATACGACGAGATTATAAAGTGCTATTTGATATGGAGTTTGCGACTCATGGTGACCGACAAGTGATTCCACCGTGGGGGTTATTTGATGGATTAGACGGCGTTGGTGGAGAGTTTGTCATCAATCCAGGAACAAAAACTGAAAGAAAATTAAATACTGGTAAAGTTTCCGGAATTGCACTGAAAAAAGGAGACATTTTGAGTGTGCGTACACCTGGTTCTGGTGGTTATGGTAATCCGAATGAAAGAGATCAAAGTAAAATAATTGAGGATCTTTCTGAAGGGAAGATAAGTAAATTCAACTAA
- a CDS encoding ABC transporter substrate-binding protein produces MISKKYISKIIALSLIMFASVLVGCSDDSTKSNTTSDSDNSGGQLKVALESQPNTLDPLMSSAVVRARVAQNIFESLVTLNSDFEPTPMLAESIEQSEDGLTYTFHLRKGVNFHNGKEMTAEDVLASMNRWAEKSTQALAYFEGITFEMEDDYTVIMKLKEKYKDILVFLAERDDSSIMPKEVIESEETTGVTEYIGTGPFKFDDWKQDQYIKLSKFEDYTQSDLPTDGLSGKKEALVDDLYFYFVTDTSTRLMGLKTGEYDIVNFLPEDNYEELKSDPNINTLISYKGAIEISFNKKEGLFSDFKMREAVNTAVDAEMIMKSTYPDEDLYKLNPGYINDQIVNWYVDAGKEKYNQGDPEKARELLEEAGYDGEEITVLSTRDYDYNYNTAVILQQQLEEAGMNVKIEIYDWSSLLDLQHDPGVWDISILGPDYKTSPPQMLALDPKWPGWTDDPKITDLKDKIRTAETQEQAKAHWETLQEFLWTEYLPISRVGDYAVIVGTTDKVEGFKVFDSPGGYIFWNTKVSE; encoded by the coding sequence ATGATTAGTAAAAAATATATATCTAAAATTATTGCATTGTCACTAATAATGTTTGCTAGTGTATTAGTGGGGTGTAGTGATGATTCTACAAAATCAAATACCACTTCCGATTCTGATAACAGTGGTGGTCAATTAAAAGTGGCATTGGAATCTCAACCTAATACACTTGATCCACTAATGAGTTCGGCAGTAGTAAGGGCAAGGGTTGCTCAAAATATTTTCGAATCGCTAGTGACATTAAATTCAGACTTTGAACCTACACCAATGTTGGCTGAATCGATAGAACAAAGTGAAGACGGATTAACATATACATTCCATTTAAGAAAAGGAGTTAACTTCCATAATGGAAAAGAAATGACTGCTGAGGATGTTTTAGCTTCTATGAATAGATGGGCGGAAAAATCAACACAAGCACTTGCATACTTTGAAGGAATAACATTTGAAATGGAAGATGACTATACGGTGATTATGAAATTAAAGGAGAAGTATAAGGATATCCTAGTTTTTCTTGCTGAGCGAGATGATTCTTCCATAATGCCTAAAGAAGTTATTGAATCAGAAGAAACAACTGGTGTTACAGAGTATATTGGTACAGGCCCTTTTAAATTCGACGACTGGAAGCAAGATCAATATATTAAATTATCAAAATTTGAAGATTACACACAGTCAGACTTACCGACAGATGGATTGTCTGGAAAGAAGGAAGCACTTGTAGATGATCTCTATTTTTATTTTGTTACAGATACTTCTACACGATTAATGGGACTTAAAACAGGTGAATATGATATTGTTAACTTCTTACCAGAAGATAATTATGAGGAGCTAAAATCAGATCCCAATATAAATACACTAATATCCTACAAGGGAGCTATTGAAATATCATTTAATAAAAAAGAAGGATTATTTTCTGATTTTAAAATGCGTGAAGCAGTAAATACAGCTGTAGATGCAGAAATGATTATGAAAAGTACTTATCCTGATGAAGATCTTTATAAATTAAATCCAGGATATATAAATGACCAAATAGTTAATTGGTATGTGGATGCGGGAAAAGAAAAATATAACCAGGGAGATCCAGAAAAAGCTAGAGAGTTATTAGAAGAAGCTGGTTATGATGGAGAGGAAATCACAGTCTTATCTACCCGAGATTATGACTATAATTATAATACTGCAGTTATCTTACAACAGCAATTAGAAGAAGCCGGAATGAATGTTAAAATTGAAATTTATGATTGGTCATCATTATTAGACCTTCAACATGATCCAGGAGTCTGGGATATTAGTATTTTAGGTCCAGATTATAAAACCTCGCCACCACAAATGCTAGCATTAGATCCTAAATGGCCTGGTTGGACGGATGATCCAAAAATCACAGATTTAAAAGATAAAATTAGAACAGCTGAAACTCAAGAACAAGCTAAAGCACATTGGGAAACTTTACAAGAATTCTTATGGACAGAATACTTACCAATATCAAGAGTAGGTGACTATGCAGTAATAGTTGGAACAACAGATAAAGTAGAAGGTTTCAAAGTTTTTGATAGCCCTGGAGG